One window from the genome of Streptomyces sp. NBC_00287 encodes:
- a CDS encoding esterase/lipase family protein — protein sequence MAIAFVAAAPANAAPSRSDGRSKVIFVHGFDPSGAAAINCREEWASAIAYFKSRGYADNQLITYSYYKNKSGSNGCTTRFKDANGDYGTRETSLTTIARHFANRVYNAYSSSPYGGQKVDVVAHSMGGLVVRAALYHVKKGSPGFPPYLYIEDVVTLGTPHNGASMGQLTLCGAFMGTPRQCNQMAPGSDFLDDLPQTPSKSAMGTDWTAVSSYDDTTVSESSGTWINAQHKLQYNDSGDKAISHTALKSHKNFTYRGRVKHSGSWSGYAQRVAPVVRAYQAVYYKSTQ from the coding sequence ATGGCGATCGCATTCGTGGCGGCTGCCCCGGCAAACGCCGCGCCGAGCCGGTCGGACGGCCGCAGCAAGGTGATCTTTGTGCACGGATTCGATCCCAGCGGCGCGGCGGCGATCAACTGCCGGGAGGAGTGGGCGAGCGCGATCGCTTACTTCAAGTCGCGCGGGTATGCGGACAACCAGCTGATCACGTACAGCTACTACAAGAATAAGTCGGGATCAAACGGCTGCACCACCCGGTTCAAGGACGCAAACGGCGATTACGGTACACGTGAAACGAGCCTCACGACGATAGCCAGGCACTTCGCCAACCGCGTCTACAACGCCTACTCCAGCTCGCCGTACGGCGGCCAGAAGGTCGACGTGGTCGCCCATTCCATGGGCGGCCTCGTGGTCCGCGCCGCGCTATACCACGTCAAGAAGGGCAGCCCTGGCTTCCCGCCGTACCTCTATATCGAGGACGTTGTCACACTCGGCACTCCTCACAATGGGGCGAGCATGGGTCAGCTCACCCTGTGCGGCGCGTTCATGGGGACTCCGCGGCAGTGCAATCAAATGGCTCCGGGCAGCGACTTCCTCGACGACCTTCCCCAGACTCCCAGCAAGTCGGCCATGGGAACGGACTGGACGGCGGTCTCGTCTTACGATGACACGACGGTCTCTGAGAGTTCCGGAACTTGGATCAACGCGCAGCACAAGCTCCAGTACAACGACAGCGGAGACAAGGCGATCAGTCACACCGCCCTGAAGAGCCACAAGAACTTCACGTATCGCGGCCGAGTCAAGCACAGTGGTTCGTGGTCGGGCTATGCCCAGAGGGTAGCGCCAGTTGTGAGGGCGTATCAGGCCGTCTACTACAAATCCACACAGTGA
- a CDS encoding DUF397 domain-containing protein yields MALAPSTIRIRDSKNTQGPPAHPLPTTWSAFLTYAGSSTELAGTQ; encoded by the coding sequence GTGGCCCTCGCCCCTTCCACCATCCGCATCCGCGACTCCAAGAACACCCAAGGCCCCCCAGCTCACCCTCTCCCCACCACCTGGTCCGCCTTCCTCACCTACGCAGGGTCCTCAACGGAACTCGCCGGAACTCAATAG
- a CDS encoding sialidase family protein, translated as MAVLGSVAICIAALVVFVQPWADQADSADAEPGRRCGSSVPYVSGAGGYASYRIPAVVRTRAGTLLAFAEGRAGGKEDHGDIDVVLRRSQDGGCTWGRLRVVAEGEGDTRGNPAPVVDPRTGNVVLVTSYHSGDVTEARILRGEAGEEGRRVFVQTSEDGGRSFSAPREITSAVKKPDWRWYATGPGHAVALTWGDHAGRLIVPANHSSAPPPGSPDTGQEPKYFGAHTIYSDDGGRSWHLGFVEDSYEGVHNANESTAAQLPDGRLYFNARNQKGASPGNRLDAYSSDGGASLDRGYAEQSSLNDVPVVEGSVLQLTGDRGELLFSGPSVPTDRAAMALWSSADGGRSFAKALTLSTRKAGYSDLVQTDAESVGILYETGVRTAYETIEFRRVPLRTLRR; from the coding sequence GTGGCCGTACTCGGTTCTGTCGCGATCTGCATCGCCGCGCTGGTCGTCTTCGTCCAACCCTGGGCGGATCAGGCCGACAGCGCGGATGCCGAGCCGGGACGAAGATGCGGCTCCTCGGTGCCGTATGTCTCGGGTGCGGGAGGCTATGCCAGTTACCGCATACCCGCCGTCGTCCGGACTCGTGCCGGGACCTTGCTCGCCTTCGCCGAAGGCCGGGCCGGTGGCAAGGAGGACCACGGCGACATCGACGTCGTGCTCAGGCGGTCGCAGGACGGCGGATGCACTTGGGGGCGGCTGCGAGTTGTTGCGGAGGGTGAGGGGGATACCCGGGGCAATCCGGCGCCGGTTGTTGATCCCCGGACCGGGAACGTCGTGCTGGTCACCTCGTACCACAGCGGTGACGTCACCGAGGCGCGGATTCTGCGCGGTGAGGCCGGCGAGGAAGGCCGACGGGTCTTCGTGCAGACGAGCGAGGACGGCGGGCGCTCCTTCTCCGCGCCGCGGGAGATCACGTCGGCGGTGAAGAAGCCGGACTGGCGCTGGTACGCCACAGGACCTGGCCATGCCGTCGCCCTGACGTGGGGTGACCACGCGGGGCGGCTGATCGTCCCGGCCAACCACTCTTCGGCGCCGCCACCGGGGTCGCCGGACACCGGTCAGGAGCCCAAGTACTTCGGGGCGCACACGATCTACAGCGACGACGGGGGGAGGTCCTGGCACCTCGGGTTCGTCGAGGATTCGTATGAGGGTGTACACAACGCCAACGAGTCGACCGCGGCCCAACTTCCCGACGGGCGGCTCTATTTCAACGCCCGGAACCAGAAGGGGGCGAGCCCCGGGAACCGCCTGGACGCCTACTCCAGTGATGGGGGCGCCAGTCTGGACCGAGGCTATGCGGAGCAGAGTTCGCTGAACGATGTACCCGTGGTCGAGGGCAGCGTGCTGCAACTGACCGGGGATAGAGGGGAATTGTTGTTCTCCGGGCCCTCCGTACCGACCGACCGTGCCGCGATGGCCTTGTGGAGCAGTGCGGACGGGGGACGGTCCTTCGCCAAGGCGCTGACCTTGTCCACGCGGAAGGCCGGGTACTCGGACCTCGTGCAGACCGATGCCGAGAGCGTGGGGATCCTGTACGAAACGGGCGTTCGGACGGCGTACGAAACTATTGAGTTCCGGCGAGTTCCGTTGAGGACCCTGCGTAGGTGA
- a CDS encoding effector-associated constant component EACC1: MDVQLRLSDDPDGGELKQLYDWLIEERESGLDAEIGLRTGVSSGGDSTMGDPLDIIQLVLESLFQLTSLGFIIIEFRRARRPRSHVIVERDGRRATLRPDATPEEVEAFLRDLGDMDSGPPDGTR, from the coding sequence ATGGACGTCCAGCTCAGACTGTCCGACGATCCCGACGGCGGCGAACTCAAGCAGCTCTACGACTGGTTGATCGAGGAGCGGGAATCCGGACTCGACGCGGAGATCGGCCTGCGTACCGGGGTCTCGTCCGGCGGGGACTCCACCATGGGGGACCCGCTCGACATCATTCAGCTCGTTCTCGAGTCCCTCTTCCAGCTCACCTCCCTCGGTTTCATCATCATCGAGTTCCGGCGGGCGCGGCGGCCCCGTTCCCATGTGATCGTCGAGCGGGACGGGCGTCGCGCCACCCTGCGGCCCGATGCGACGCCCGAGGAGGTCGAGGCCTTCCTGCGGGACCTGGGTGACATGGACAGCGGTCCGCCGGACGGCACCCGGTGA
- a CDS encoding esterase-like activity of phytase family protein — protein MTEALPDPGASAAVLIGVASYKTMPKLPTVARNLTRLKEALTDRAIWGLPPDKCVVVLDPKSADDLIDPVVQAARSARDTLIVYYAGHGFVDPLRALRLTMIGSAEELPYKAMLYSELREALRQLNRAQRQVIILDCCYSGRALGDMDAQTRTPLKTVADVKGIKGSYLLTSAASNVRALAPRGEECTAFTGEFVRVLREGIPGRDGQPTRPFLTLDAIYREVRGSLDQRGRPTPRQQDNNQVGQLPFVRNLAHPLPPDRFLPPPPRPRWKRRTAFVLAALAPVATLAADTGNLPSDVCSPHASLIGFSDRLDKVTFQGRRVSGLSSLAVSGSSALSLADNSSPVLFRLELGEPGKPPEPRITGMTRLLRGNGRPYSEQGFDGEALAVEEGGRTVLVASEYTPSIGRYSLTTGELLDELPVPEVFRSDVPGGDAQRGAIFESLALSPDGRRLYVGLEDPLGRDGTWRGGNRIRILRYSGEPGGEYRVDGQIAYETDSGLRLADLAPLGDGDRFLALERGYTEGQGNSIRVYEVSLAGLKDVSDVPSLGKAPASAFVVKRELVDMGDCPPSGARAKQPQVNPLLDNAEGMALGDPLTEGPHAGRRALYLVTDDNENPVQITRFYTLAVDVS, from the coding sequence GTGACCGAGGCGCTGCCCGACCCCGGCGCCTCCGCCGCCGTACTCATAGGTGTCGCCTCGTACAAGACCATGCCGAAGCTGCCCACCGTGGCGCGCAACCTCACCCGGCTGAAGGAGGCGCTGACCGATCGGGCGATCTGGGGGCTGCCCCCGGACAAGTGCGTCGTCGTGCTCGATCCGAAGTCCGCCGACGATCTGATCGACCCGGTCGTCCAGGCGGCCCGGTCCGCTCGGGACACGCTCATCGTCTACTACGCCGGGCACGGCTTCGTCGATCCGCTGCGCGCCCTGCGGCTCACCATGATCGGGTCGGCGGAGGAGCTGCCGTACAAGGCGATGCTGTACAGCGAGCTGCGCGAGGCGCTGCGCCAGCTCAACCGGGCCCAGCGCCAGGTCATCATCCTGGACTGCTGCTACAGCGGACGCGCCCTCGGCGACATGGACGCCCAGACGCGCACCCCACTCAAGACGGTCGCGGACGTCAAGGGAATCAAGGGCAGCTATCTGCTGACCTCCGCCGCCTCCAACGTCCGCGCGCTGGCGCCCCGTGGCGAGGAGTGCACGGCGTTCACGGGCGAGTTCGTACGCGTCCTGCGCGAGGGGATCCCGGGCCGGGACGGCCAGCCGACGCGGCCCTTCCTGACCCTGGACGCCATCTACCGCGAGGTCCGCGGCTCCCTGGACCAGCGCGGCCGCCCCACGCCCCGCCAGCAGGACAACAACCAGGTCGGCCAGCTCCCTTTCGTCCGCAACCTCGCCCACCCGCTGCCGCCCGACCGGTTCCTGCCCCCTCCGCCACGGCCCCGCTGGAAGCGCCGCACCGCCTTCGTCCTGGCCGCCCTCGCCCCCGTCGCCACGCTCGCCGCCGACACCGGCAACCTCCCCTCCGACGTCTGCTCCCCGCATGCCTCCCTGATCGGCTTCTCCGACCGTCTGGACAAGGTCACCTTCCAGGGCCGGCGCGTCTCCGGACTGTCCTCGCTCGCGGTCTCCGGCAGCAGCGCGCTCTCGCTCGCCGACAACTCCTCCCCGGTGCTCTTCCGGCTGGAGCTGGGCGAGCCGGGCAAGCCTCCCGAGCCCCGGATCACGGGCATGACGCGCCTGCTGCGCGGCAACGGCCGCCCGTACAGCGAGCAGGGCTTCGACGGCGAGGCGCTCGCCGTGGAGGAGGGCGGCCGGACGGTCCTCGTGGCCTCCGAGTACACCCCCTCGATCGGCCGCTACAGCCTCACCACCGGCGAGCTGCTGGACGAACTGCCGGTCCCGGAGGTCTTCCGCTCCGATGTGCCGGGCGGCGACGCCCAGCGCGGTGCCATCTTCGAGTCCCTGGCCCTCTCCCCCGACGGCCGGCGGCTCTACGTCGGTCTGGAGGACCCCCTCGGCCGCGACGGCACCTGGCGCGGCGGCAACCGCATCCGCATCCTGCGCTACTCGGGCGAGCCGGGCGGCGAGTACCGCGTCGACGGGCAGATCGCCTACGAGACCGACTCCGGCCTGCGCCTCGCGGACCTCGCCCCCCTCGGCGACGGCGACCGGTTCCTCGCCCTGGAACGCGGCTACACCGAGGGCCAGGGCAACAGCATCCGCGTCTACGAGGTGTCGCTGGCCGGGCTGAAGGACGTATCCGACGTGCCGTCCCTGGGGAAGGCACCCGCCTCCGCGTTCGTGGTCAAGCGCGAACTGGTCGACATGGGCGACTGCCCACCCTCCGGCGCCCGCGCGAAGCAGCCCCAGGTCAACCCGCTGCTGGACAACGCCGAGGGAATGGCACTGGGCGACCCACTGACCGAGGGTCCACACGCCGGGCGGCGAGCGCTGTACCTGGTCACCGACGACAACGAGAACCCCGTACAGATCACCCGCTTCTACACACTCGCGGTCGACGTCTCCTGA
- a CDS encoding sulfite exporter TauE/SafE family protein encodes MRTLILLALAGLGAQLVDGSLGMAYGVTSTTLLLAMGTNPAAASATVHLAEIGTTLMSGAAHWRFGNVDWKVVAKIGVPGAVGSFLGATVLSRLSTELAEPVMSLILLGLGLYVMSRFTFRGLPKGQLGKPLRKRFLSPLGLVAGFLDATGGGGWGPVGTPALLASGRMEPRKVIGSIDTSEFLVAVAASAGFLLSLGSQGLDFVWVAAFLIGGLIAAPIAAWLVRLLPPRILGSAVGGVIIVTNVRTLLKSDWIAAPAGLTTFIYVVLFAVWAAALAYSIRAYREEQLPAAQETSTASV; translated from the coding sequence ATGCGCACGCTGATACTGCTCGCCCTCGCGGGCCTGGGCGCCCAACTCGTGGACGGCAGCCTCGGCATGGCCTACGGCGTCACCTCGACCACGCTGCTGCTGGCCATGGGCACCAATCCGGCCGCCGCCTCGGCCACCGTCCATCTCGCCGAGATCGGCACCACCCTGATGTCGGGCGCCGCGCACTGGCGGTTCGGGAACGTGGACTGGAAGGTCGTCGCAAAGATCGGCGTACCCGGGGCGGTCGGGTCCTTCCTCGGCGCCACCGTTCTCTCCCGGCTCTCGACCGAGCTCGCCGAGCCGGTGATGTCCCTGATCCTGCTGGGCCTCGGCCTCTACGTCATGTCCCGCTTCACCTTCCGCGGACTGCCCAAGGGGCAGCTCGGCAAGCCGTTGCGCAAACGGTTCCTGTCCCCGCTCGGTCTGGTCGCCGGGTTCCTGGACGCGACCGGCGGAGGCGGCTGGGGTCCGGTCGGCACGCCCGCGCTGCTGGCCAGCGGACGGATGGAACCGCGCAAGGTGATCGGCTCGATCGACACCAGCGAGTTCCTGGTCGCCGTCGCCGCCAGCGCGGGCTTCCTGCTGTCCCTGGGCTCCCAGGGCCTCGACTTCGTATGGGTGGCCGCGTTCCTGATCGGCGGCCTGATCGCGGCCCCGATCGCCGCCTGGCTGGTCCGCCTGCTCCCACCGCGGATCCTCGGCTCGGCGGTCGGCGGCGTCATCATCGTCACCAACGTCCGCACGCTGCTGAAGAGCGACTGGATCGCGGCGCCTGCGGGGCTGACCACTTTCATTTACGTTGTCCTGTTCGCCGTCTGGGCCGCGGCCCTGGCGTACTCGATCCGCGCCTACCGTGAAGAACAGCTGCCGGCGGCTCAGGAGACGTCGACCGCGAGTGTGTAG
- a CDS encoding RrF2 family transcriptional regulator, with the protein MRISARADYAVRAVLELAVHHDGDPVKAEAIATVQDIPHKFLEGILGDLRRAGLVDSRRGGNGGYRLARDASAITVADVIRAVDGPIVSVRGVRPTGLSYAGSAEPLLPLWIALRANVRRILEGVTIADIAGGALPESVQLLAAEPAAWENP; encoded by the coding sequence ATGAGGATCTCGGCACGGGCGGACTACGCGGTACGAGCGGTATTGGAGCTCGCCGTGCATCACGACGGCGACCCGGTGAAGGCGGAGGCCATCGCCACCGTGCAGGACATTCCGCACAAGTTCCTGGAGGGCATCCTCGGCGACCTCCGCCGCGCCGGTCTGGTCGACAGCCGGCGCGGCGGCAACGGCGGCTACCGGCTGGCCCGGGACGCCTCGGCGATCACGGTCGCCGATGTGATCCGGGCCGTCGACGGCCCCATCGTCTCCGTGCGCGGCGTCCGCCCGACCGGGCTCTCCTACGCCGGTTCGGCCGAGCCGCTGCTCCCGCTGTGGATCGCGCTGCGCGCCAATGTCCGCCGGATCCTCGAGGGCGTCACCATCGCGGACATCGCGGGCGGCGCGCTGCCCGAGTCCGTACAGCTGCTGGCCGCGGAACCCGCCGCCTGGGAAAACCCTTAG
- the arfA gene encoding arabinosylfuranosidase ArfA, with translation MSSTARFTLDPAFTVGEVNPRLFGSFVEHLGRCVYTGIFEPGHPAADEAGIRQDVLDLVRELGVTAIRYPGGNFVSGYKWEDSIGPAEDRPRRLDLSWHSTESNRFGLSEYIAFLRKIGPQAEPMMAVNLGTRGVAEAIELQEYANHPAGTALSELRVQHGDKDPFGIRLWCLGNEMDGPWQTGHKTAEEYGRIAAETARAMRQIDPTVELVACGSSGQSMETFAEWEATVLKETYDLVDYISLHAYYEPIDGDIDSFLASAVDMESFIENVVATCDHIGARLKSKKKINLSFDEWNVWYLSRWQEQATTFEQDDWPEAPRLLEDNYSVTDAVVFGSLLIALLRHADRVTVACLAQLVNVIAPIMTEPGGPAWRQTTFFPFAEAARYGQGQVLDVRVDSPTYETKKYGEADLLHATAVRAEDGTVTVFAVNRSRTEALPLEVALNGLDLTRVVEHSALADADPDARNTLDEPERVTPHPVEGTELTEGRLTAVLEPLSWNVIRLG, from the coding sequence ATGAGCTCCACCGCCCGTTTCACCCTCGACCCCGCATTCACCGTCGGTGAGGTCAACCCCCGACTCTTCGGATCCTTCGTGGAACACCTCGGCCGCTGCGTATACACCGGCATCTTCGAGCCCGGTCACCCCGCCGCGGACGAGGCCGGCATCCGCCAGGACGTCCTCGACCTCGTCCGCGAACTCGGCGTCACTGCCATCCGCTACCCCGGCGGAAACTTCGTCTCGGGCTACAAGTGGGAGGATTCCATCGGCCCCGCCGAAGACCGCCCCCGTCGCCTCGACCTGTCCTGGCACTCCACGGAGTCCAACCGCTTCGGCCTCTCCGAGTACATCGCCTTCCTCAGGAAGATCGGCCCCCAGGCCGAACCCATGATGGCCGTGAACCTCGGTACCCGAGGCGTCGCCGAGGCCATCGAGCTCCAGGAATACGCCAACCACCCGGCCGGCACCGCCCTCTCCGAACTCCGTGTGCAGCACGGCGACAAGGACCCCTTCGGCATCCGGCTCTGGTGTCTCGGCAACGAGATGGACGGCCCCTGGCAGACCGGCCACAAGACGGCCGAGGAGTACGGCCGTATCGCCGCCGAGACGGCAAGGGCGATGCGCCAGATCGACCCGACCGTCGAACTCGTCGCCTGCGGCAGCTCCGGCCAGTCGATGGAGACCTTCGCCGAATGGGAGGCGACGGTCCTCAAGGAGACGTACGACCTCGTCGACTACATCTCCCTGCACGCCTACTACGAGCCCATCGACGGCGACATCGACTCCTTCCTCGCCTCCGCCGTCGACATGGAGTCCTTCATCGAGAACGTGGTCGCCACTTGCGACCACATCGGCGCCAGGCTGAAGTCGAAGAAGAAGATCAACCTCTCCTTCGACGAGTGGAACGTCTGGTACCTGTCCCGCTGGCAGGAGCAGGCGACGACGTTCGAGCAGGACGACTGGCCCGAGGCGCCCCGCCTGCTGGAGGACAACTACAGCGTCACCGACGCCGTCGTCTTCGGCTCGCTCCTGATCGCCCTGCTCCGGCACGCGGACCGCGTCACGGTCGCCTGTCTCGCGCAGCTCGTGAACGTCATCGCCCCGATCATGACCGAGCCCGGCGGCCCGGCCTGGCGGCAGACGACGTTCTTCCCCTTCGCCGAGGCCGCCCGCTACGGCCAGGGCCAGGTCCTCGACGTACGGGTGGACTCGCCGACGTACGAGACGAAGAAGTACGGCGAGGCCGATCTGCTGCACGCCACCGCCGTACGCGCCGAGGACGGCACGGTCACCGTGTTCGCGGTGAACCGCAGCCGCACCGAGGCGCTGCCCCTCGAAGTCGCCCTGAACGGATTGGACTTGACGCGGGTCGTCGAGCACAGCGCGCTCGCCGACGCCGACCCGGACGCCCGCAACACCCTCGACGAGCCCGAGCGGGTCACCCCGCACCCGGTGGAGGGCACGGAACTGACGGAGGGCCGCCTGACCGCCGTACTGGAGCCACTGTCCTGGAACGTGATCCGGCTGGGGTGA